In Antechinus flavipes isolate AdamAnt ecotype Samford, QLD, Australia chromosome 3, AdamAnt_v2, whole genome shotgun sequence, a genomic segment contains:
- the ZNF804A gene encoding zinc finger protein 804A, with translation MECYYIVISSTHLSNGHFRNIKGVFRGPLSKNGNKTLDYAEKENTITKALEDLKANFYCELCDKQYYKHQEFDNHINSYDHAHKQRLKELKQREFARNVASKSRKDERKQEKAIQRLHKLAELRKKATCAPGSGPMFKSTTVTVRENFNEISQNDVVDSLNKEEESKDTLIHNYQNAKDADAIASTPESSNNYKAKSNHIGDQAPVVHGQKIGFSFAFPKKASVKLESSAAAFSEYNDDASAENGFNRKSRFVPGVCHHLLSLPTEVILNAEEKPNSFHPLGEMISEKEETPQTTETKEPVNKNDTLLVLPFCQPEFLLSAASEGYENPTALPDQTKSKDVIINQDASTDSNGSELLGNSSTSISIGSDCLSSSTIQEENSKSLCSDSSFSEPEGKTLEPEILVPPNIDGDNTTLKTREDICKKPQKPFVPVLSKYGSTVLQWPSEMLIYTTTEPSISYSCNPLCFDFKSTQSRNSLEKNNDNLNFLHSHQMIEDFYRSPATDCKDDSIREDNDYEIINNKKEYNHAISLITNCNFTKGCDSRKSKEDIGIKLKDDPYTIGKPDKFIFIKKKVRQGIMDEKHNKIWLKETHENSFHRSRKKKRRRKLCQHHYGELIKEESDTSFKMEPETNHVDVAKNCELETISEKGSDECKNNWLTKDELQEPHELADKRPESVPIYVHKNKGMCKIWNIKQNSGEAVSSKNFHRKSKTSLHGPINQMLNSGKHNLTYSRTFCSWKVRASSCSSDHNCLVYQNEVKCLGQNPSIKRGYNSLINEPEKSYRKRRQYTNSCSSDESLHRHNCLTEQHLKPTRTLTKPYKPKKKRRRKRTRLPSGFRDQELKKKFNYSCLKKKSLSNNLSELITQEETKEAKRQPIVDFAQNMEQTEAEENKLTLNSSDFIPPETNREIEYMQMENIPGKFSETFKHSPDSVFESSMLKVPTENMMEQKEKHESENLPPLKLPNIERSFGPPPPKSYLCHYELAEALPQEKMNEAASEWLRYNSGILNNQPPLPFKEAHINGHTFLTTEQILAPLALPDQTLLFPLENHEKFKDLPCEAYQHIMPPNLLPTKVKLTFAPPALQSASPPLQPLPLQQPLCSTSVTTIHHTVLQQHAAAAAAAAAAAAAAGTFKVLQPHQQFLSQVPTLTRTPLPQFSVGPRLCPAGHTTFVAPPQLPIIPSSVLHPSHLAFPPLPHALFPSLLSPHPTVIPLQPLF, from the exons AGGCTTAAGGAATTAAAACAAAGAGAATTTGCAAGAAATGTAGCATCCAAGTCcaggaaagatgaaagaaaacaggaaaaagctATTCAACGACTACACAAGCTGGCTGAGCTACGGAAAAAAGCCACGTG tgctccTGGGAGTGGCCCTATGTTCAAGTCAACCACTGTCACAGTGAGAgagaattttaatgaaatttcacAAAATGATGTGGTAGATTCAttaaataaagaggaagaatCTAAGGATACATTGATTCACAATTATCAGAATGCTAAAGATGCTGATGCTATTGCTTCAACTCCAGAAAGttcaaataattataaagcaaaatCCAATCATATTGGAGACCAAGCTCCTGTAGTTCATGGGCAGAAGATtggtttttcttttgcctttccaaAGAAAGCATCAGTGAAGCTGGAATCTTCAGCTGCAGCTTTCTCTGAATACAATGATGATGCTTCTGCAGAAAATGGTTTTAACAGAAAAAGTAGATTTGTCCCTGGAGTTTGTCATCACCTATTATCTTTACCAACAGAAGTAATTTTGAATGCTGAAGAGAAGCCAAATTCATTTCATCCACTTGGGGAAATGATCtctgaaaaagaagaaactcCTCAAACTACAGAGACAAAAGAACCTGTGAATAAAAATGATACTTTATTAGTGCTTCCTTTTTGCCAGCCCGAATTCCTATTGTCTGCTGCTTCTGAGGGCTATGAGAATCCAACTGCATTACCAGATCAGACAAAATCCAAAGATGTCATTATTAATCAAGATGCATCTACAGACTCTAATGGATCTGAACTATTAGGAAATAGTTCAACATCTATTTCCATTGGTAGTGATTGTTTGTCATCATCCACTATCCAAGAGGAAAATTCAAAGAGTCTTTGCAGTGATTCATCCTTTAGTGAACCTGAAGGTAAAACACTGGAGCCTGAAATTTTGGTCCCTCCAAATATTGATGGAGACAACACAACTTTGAAGACTAGAGAGGACATATGTAAAAAACCGCAGAAGCCTTTTGTGCCTGTGCTTAGTAAGTATGGATCAACAGTTCTTCAATGGCCATCTGAAATGTTGATTTACACAACTACTGAACCATCAATTTCTTACAGTTGTAATCCTCTATGCTTTGACTTTAAGTCTACTCAGTCAAGAAACAGTCttgagaaaaataatgataatttaaattttcttcattctcatcAAATGATTGAAGATTTTTATAGGAGTCCAGCTACAGACTGCAAGGATGATTCCATCAGAGAGGACAAtgattatgaaattataaataacaaaaaagagtatAACCATGCCATATCACTTATAACCAATTGTAATTTTACCAAAGGCTGTGATTCCAGAAAGAGTAAGGAGGATATAGGTATAAAGCTTAAAGATGATCCATATACTATTGGAAAACCAGATAAATTtatcttcatcaaaaaaaaagtaaggcaAGGCATTATGGATgagaaacataataaaatatggtTAAAGGAAACTCATGAAAATTCATTTcacagaagtagaaaaaagaaaagaagaagaaaattatgtcAGCATCATTATGGAGAATTAATCAAGGAAGAATCAGATACTTCTTTCAAAATGGAACCAGAGACTAATCATGTTGATGTAGCAAAGAACTGTGAATTGgaaacaatttcagaaaaaggTAGTGATGAATGTAAAAATAACTGGCTAACTAAAGATGAATTACAAGAACCACATGAATTAGCTGACAAAAGACCCGAATCAGTGCCCATCTATGTACACAAGAATAAAGGAATGTGTAAGATTTGGAACATAAAACAGAACAGTGGTGAAGCTGTCAGTTCCAAAAATTTCCATAGAAAGAGCAAAACTAGTTTACATGGGCCAATAAATCAAATGTTAAATTCTGGAAAACATAACTTAACATACTCTAGAACATTTTGTAGTTGGAAAGTCAGAGCATCTAGTTGTAGCTCAGATCACAATTGTTTAGTATACCAAAATGAGGTGAAATGCCTAGGTCAGAATCCATCCATCAAAAGAGGGTATAATTCACTTATTAATGAACCTGAAAAATCTTATCGGAAAAGAAGACAGTACACAAATTCTTGCTCATCTGATGAAAGCTTACATAGACATAATTGTTTAACTGAACAGCATTTGAAACCAACAAGAACTTTGACTAAACCCTATAAGCCTAAGAAGAAacgaagaaggaaaagaacaagacTTCCTTCTGGATTTAGAGACCAGGAgcttaaaaagaaattcaattacagctgcttgaaaaaaaaatctttgtcaaATAATCTGAGTGAGttaataacccaggaagaaacaaaagaagcaaAACGACAACCCATTGTTGACTTTGCACAAAATATGGAACAAACAGAGGCAGAGGAGAACAAGTTGACTCTGAACTCTTCTGATTTCATTCCTCCAGAAACTAACAGAGAAATTGAATATATGCAAATGGAGAATATTCCAGGTAAATTTTCAGAAACTTTTAAACATTCTCCAGACTCTGTGTTTGAATCTAGCATGCTAAAAGTACCTACTGAGAACATGatggagcaaaaagaaaaacatgaaagtgAAAACCTTCCTCCTTTGAAATTGCCTAACATTGAAAGAAGTTTTGGTCCACCACCACCCAAATCCTATCTTTGCCATTATGAACTTGCTGAGGCCCTCCCTCAAGAGAAGATGAATGAAGCAGCAAGTGAATGGCTTAGGTATAATTCAGGAATCCTTAACAACCAACCACCATTACCATTCAAAGAAGCACATATTAATGGTCATACTTTTTTAACTACAGAGCAGATCCTTGCACCGTTAGCCTTGCCAGATCAAACGTTATTGTTCCCtctagaaaatcatgaaaaattcaaagatcTGCCATGTGAGGCATACCAGCACATCATGCCCCCAAACCTGCTGCCTACCAAGGTCAAGTTGACCTTTGCTCCACCTGCCCTGCAGTCAGCTAGTCCACCTCTTCAGCCTTTGCCTTTGCAGCAGCCCCTGTGTTCTACCTCGGTTACCACTATCCACCATACAGTTTTGCAGCAACATGCTGCTGCAGCTGCAGCTGCAGCTGCCGCAGCTGCTGCTGCAGGAACCTTCAAAGTGCTGCAGCCCCACCAACAGTTTCTCTCACAAGTTCCTACTCTCACCAGAACACCTTTACCTCAGTTTTCAGTAGGACCCAGACTTTGCCCTGCGGGTCACACAACTTTTGTTGCACCTCCTCAGTTGCCTATCATTCCATCTTCAGTTCTTCATCCCAGCCATCTGGCTTTTCCACCTTTGCCTCAtgcccttttcccttccctgctTTCACCCCATCCCACTGTTATTCCTCTGCAACCTCTCTTTTAG